From one Vanessa tameamea isolate UH-Manoa-2023 chromosome 9, ilVanTame1 primary haplotype, whole genome shotgun sequence genomic stretch:
- the LOC113391479 gene encoding epsin-2, whose protein sequence is MPRAREEMQVNVAGLRRNIKNLAHNYSDAQVKVREATSNDPWGPSSTLMAEIADLTYNVMAFTEIMQMIWKRLNDHGKNWRHVYKALVLMEYLIKTGSEKVAMQCKENIFAIHTLKDFQYMEEGKDQGLNVREKAKQLVNLLKDEERLKNERARALKAKQRFAQSASAFGSDGALDTPSSPTYPPLSNSEPAEWSGREAELARPLTAGEEELQLQLALAMSREEAEREERRRRSDDVRLQLAISQSQNDFQTTGVEPKKPEQQSHLLDLLDVNLSPSAAPPALGGAPAPLDPWGLPSPPAHVPLAHPADTSPDAWSGAPSPARDPWAPAAPPPAAPAAPAAPADPWAPAQLSALQNKSPLSILSSPSSSELEQFDALSQRPRTQPDSDPFDLSALGNTSPLATIFSGDSLTPKPVSPPNTGAIKKSPSAFLGENSSLVNLERLLQPVAPDPPAPNPFAHERPPAPVKLSINEIKQQQMGLNTGLSFPSASPAFGAPMAAAPPLVGGPAPALSGPHALGAAADPWAPARATSPWSPPATRHTPNPFLS, encoded by the exons ATGCCCCGCGCCCGGGAAGAAATGCAAGTAAACGTGGCGGGCCTAaggagaaatattaaaaacctcGCGCACAACTATTCCGATGCCCAG gtAAAAGTGCGCGAGGCAACATCAAACGATCCATGGGGCCCATCCAGTACTCTGATGGCGGAGATCGCCGACCTCACATACAATGTGATGGCGTTCACCGAGATCATGCAGATGATATGGAAACGGTTAAACGACCACGGCAAGAACTGGCGGCACGTGTACAAAGCTCTAGTCCTGATGGAGTACCTCATCAAGACAGGTAGCGAGAAAGTGGCGATGCAGTGCAAGGAGAACATATTTGCGATACACACGCTTAAGGACTTCCAGTACATGGAAGAGGGGAAGGACCAAG GTCTAAACGTGCGAGAAAAGGCGAAACAACTAGTGAATCTTTTGAAAGACGAGGAGCGTCTGAAGAACGAGAGGGCTCGCGCTCTGAAGGCGAAGCAGAGGTTTGCGCAGAGCGCCAGCGCCTTCGGCAGCGACGGCGCGCTGGACACGCCCTCCAGCCCCACGTACCCGCCG CTCAGCAACAGCGAGCCGGCGGAGTGGTCGGGGCGCGAGGCGGAGCTGGCGCGGCCGCTGACGGCGGGCGAAGAAGAGCTGCAGCTGCAGCTGGCGCTCGCCATGTCCCGCGAGGAGGCCGAGCGCGAGGAGCGGCGCCGCCGGTCCGACGACGTGCGCCTGCAGCTCGCCATCAGCCAGTCGCAGAACGACTTCCA aacTACAGGCGTGGAGCCCAAGAAACCGGAGCAGCAGTCACATCTCCTGGATCTGCTGGACGTGAACCTCTCCCCGTCGGCCGCGCCCCCCGCACTCGGTGGGGCCCCCGCGCCGCTCGACCCCTGGGGCCTGCCCTCGCCGCCCGCGCACGTTCCCCTCGCGCACCCCGCG GACACGTCGCCGGACGCCTGGTCGGGCGCGCCCAGCCCCGCGCGCGACCCCTgggcgcccgccgcgccgccgcccgccgcgcccgccgcgcccgccgcgcccgccgacCCCTGGGCGCCCGCGCAGCTCTCTGCA TTGCAGAACAAGTCTCCCCTGTCGATCCTGTCGTCTCCGTCGTCGTCGGAGCTGGAGCAGTTCGACGCGCTGTCGCAGCGGCCGCGCACGCAGCCCGACAGCGACCCCTTCGACCTGTCCGCGCTCGGTAACACGTCTCCTTTGGCGACAA tattctcAGGTGACAGTCTGACTCCAAAACCGGTGTCACCCCCGAACACTGGCGCCATCAAGAAGTCTCCCTCTGCCTTCCTCGGAGAGAACTCGTCGCTTGTGAATCTTGAGCGTCTGCTGCAGCCCGTTGCGCCTGACCCCCCCGCACCCAACCCCTTCGCGCACGAGCGACCTCCGGCACCC GTCAAACTGTCGATCAATGAAATCAAACAGCAACAAATGGGCCTCAACACGGGCCTCTCATTCCCAAGCGCGTCGCCTGCCTTCGGGGCCCCGATGGCCGCTGCGCCGCCTCTGGTCGGGGGCCCCGCGCCGGCGCTGTCGGGCCCCCACGCCTTGGGCGCGGCAGCGGACCCCTGGGCGCCGGCGCGCGCCACGTCGCCGTGGTCGCCGCCCGCCACCAGGCACACTCCCAATCCCTTCCTATCCTAG